The window CTTTCCCGAATTTGACAACTTCAGCCATCCTATGGTATAGTGTGAATTGCCAATGCGGAGGCGTGGTGTAGTGGCCTAACATGCGGCCCTGTCAAGGCCGAGATCGCGGGTTCGAATCCCGTCGCTTCCGCCATATATGTTGTATCGTTGTTGGCCGCGGGTGCACCGCGGCCCTTTCTTTTTCCTGCCGCCCGATTCGCCGGCCCACCTGCCCTGCGTTTCGCGAGGGTCCGCATTCCATTCGCATCGGACTTGACGCCGGCCCACCTTTGTGCTATAATAATGTCAGACCTCAGACAAATGGAGGGCCGGCGTGGTCGAAAAGCTCCGCAAAGATAACCGACCGCTATACCTGCGGGCCGAAGAGGCACTGCGCGAGCTGATCCAAAGCCAATACCAGCCCGGCGACCAGCTCCCCCCAGAGCCGCGGCTGGCAGAAATGCTCGGCATCTCCCGCGCCACCCTGCGCGAGGCCCTGCGCTCCTTCGAAGAGCGCGGCCTGGTCAAGCGCCGGCAGGGCGTCGGCACCTTCGTCGCCGAACACGCCGACAACCTGGTGTTCGAAAGCGGCCTGGAAACCCTCGAGAGCCTGGAAAAGCTCGCCGAGCGCAAGGGGCTGAAGGTTCAGGACGCCGGCCTGCGCATCAGCCAGATTATCCTCGACCAGGAGCTGGCGGAGAAGCTGAACCTGCCGGCAGGAACGCCGGCGGTGCAGGTGGTGCGCACGAAGATGGCCGGCAAGCACCCCGTCGCCTACATGGTGGACGTCATACCAACGACCTATGTGACGCTGGAAGAGATGCAGGCCGGCTTTCGCGGCTCCGTGCTCGACTTCCTTCTGGAACGGGGATCGCCGGCGCTGGCCTATGCCC is drawn from Anaerolineae bacterium and contains these coding sequences:
- a CDS encoding GntR family transcriptional regulator, producing MVEKLRKDNRPLYLRAEEALRELIQSQYQPGDQLPPEPRLAEMLGISRATLREALRSFEERGLVKRRQGVGTFVAEHADNLVFESGLETLESLEKLAERKGLKVQDAGLRISQIILDQELAEKLNLPAGTPAVQVVRTKMAGKHPVAYMVDVIPTTYVTLEEMQAGFRGSVLDFLLERGSPALAYAHARLVPMLAGRDMAEALDVSPRTCLLLIEETLYSMDNVPVEFSRNYFLPGFFNFHVIRRIGG